The DNA window CCCGGCGAGAAGGCCAATCGTAATCGTCAGCGCGAGCATCGCCGCCGCTATTGCGAGTGCAGAGCCGATTGCCGGTGAAAACGGTGTATCGAACACGTAATTCGTCAGTGCCCAGGCGCCGGCGATTGCCAGTAGCATTCCCGTCAGACTTCCAAGCAGCCCAAGAAGAGAGTACTCGGCCAGAAGTATTCGCGCGATCTGCCCACGCGTTGCGCCCAGCGTCTTGAGAAGCACGCCCTCGCGAATGCGGTCGCGTCGCGTGGCCGCGACGGCCGCGAAGAGAACTGGAATTCCCATCGCCAGGCTGAACAGGGCCATGAAACGAATCGCGGTTGTGACCTTCGATGCAATCTTCTCGACCGACTCCTTGATCAGCGACAGATCGAGACTCGAAACGTTCGGAAATCGCGACACTACGTCGCGCTGCAGCCCAGCCACCGCATCAGGCCCGCTGACAGTGGAGAGAAGGACGTACTGCTTGGGTGCCGACTGAAGTGTCGGCGGCGAGAACACCGCGAAGAAGTTTGGCTGAAACCGCTGCCACGTAACTTCCCGCAGGCTCGTGACACGAGCCGGGACCTGAACTCCCTGCACATCCCATGTGACGACGTCACCGATCCTGAGGCTCAGCTCTTCCGCAACATCCTGCGCCATTGAAACCTCTCCGGTGTCGCGACGCCCGCGAAGCGCCTCGGCGCCGAACCACTTACCAGCGACGAGCTTCTCCGACGACGAAACCTTGTCGCGATAGGTCGAGCGATACTCGCGACGGAGCGCCCAGGAAGGGCGTCCCGCCCGATTCTGCCCTGATCTGCGCTCCGCGCCGCCGGAAGCCGATCGACCCTGCCGCTGTGAAGTTTTCCCGCCAACCGCCGTTTGTGGGCGAAGCGTATCGGCCGAGATATCCTCGACGGTTCGATCGTTGATCTTCGCGATTCTCATCGTGACCACGGGTGCGACGTCCACTACTCGATACCCCGCAGCCCGGATTATCGAATCGATTGGTGCGCGCTGATCCTCCTGAACGTCGAAGAACACGAGATTAGCGCTCGACGCATCCATGCTGATCTTGAATTGGCCGAGCAGATTGCTCTGTACCAGATACAGCGTCGTGATCAGGAACGCGCCAAAGCCGAGCGAAAGCACTACGGACTGCGTCTGATTCGCGGGCCGGTAGAGATTCGCCACGCCCTGTCGCACGACATACGGCCAACCGGTTCGGAGCGTTCTGCGCGCAACCCACGAGAGCAGCCAGGCGCTGGCGACGAGCACCGCAATCGCCCCGCCGGTTGCGGCGCTGATCCATAGTCCCTGCTCGAGATTAGTGGCGCGCAACAATGCGATCGCAACGATGCTTGCAACGAGCGCCGCATTCACGACAACGCGCGGCCAGTCGTTCCAGTGCATGCGGAGGACTTCCGCGTCAGCGTCGCGCCGCAGTGTCTGCAGTGGCGAGACGTTTCTCAGCGCCAGGAGCGGCCGAAGGGCGAAAATCAGCGCGATCCACCCTCCAATCAGAACGCCGGTGATTATTGCCTGAGGCTCCAGGGTGACGTCGACATCGACCGGTAGAAAGTCCTTCACCAGGAGTGGCAATCCAAACTGGATCGCGACGCCGAGAGCCGCGCCCGCCAGCGCGCCAAGAATGCCCATTGCCGCCGCCTGAATCACGTACATCGCGAGAACCTGCTGGCTCGACGCGCCGAGGCAGCGCAGAATGGCGACTGTATCGATCTTTCGTGCGACATAAGCACGAACCCCGCTGGCAACCCCGACTCCGCCGAGGAGCAGTGCGACGAGTCCAACGATCCCTATGAACTGGCTGAGCTGGTTGATCGAGCGCGACGATCTGTCTTCAGTCTCCGTTACTGTGGAAACGTTGATTCGGGATTTGCGCAACTGGGGGCGGAAGGGCTTTACTACTTTGACGGGATCGCGGCTGGGGTCGAGCCGCCCGAGCACGGTGTATTCGGCGGTGCTTCCAAAGACGAGAAGCTGCGTCTGGGCGAGGTACTGCTCCGGAATGAAAACTCGCGGCCCGATGATCTCGGCGACGCCGGGCGTTCCGGGCACCAGCTTCAACGTGCCGATGATTCGAAAGCGGGCATACCCCAGGCTCAGCGTATCGCCGACGCGCGCCCCGAGCGTAACGAGCAGCGACGGATCGACGAGCGCGTTTGCGCCTTTCTGCAGCGCCGCCCATTGGCCGGCCGGCGTCGTCGTGATCTGCCCGTACAACGGGTAGTTCTCGCTCACTCCGCGAACCTGCGACAGCCTTGTGCGTCCGGTACGGGAAAGCAAAGCCATCGACGGAAATGTCACGACGCGCGCGTAGGTCGCCCCCGATGCGCGAGCAATTGAATCGAGAATTGCGCCCTGAGCGGGAGTGAACACCTTGCGTGAGCGAAACGAAATGTCTCCGCCGAGGAGGGCGCGGGACTGATCGCGCACCGACCGGTCTACGTTTCCCGCGAAGGAATCGATTGCCACCAAGGCTGCCGCGCCGAGCGAGATGGCAGACATGTAGAGCAGGAGGCGCCGCCGCGCGCTCCGGCTCTCGCGCCACGTGAGGCTTATCAACTGGCGGAGTGAAGCCTTGCCGCGAGCCGATCCGATCGAAGGCGTAGTCACTGAGCAGCCACTGCGGCGTCAGCTACGACACCCGCGTCGATGGAGAGGGTGCCGTCGCTCACGACTCTGCCGTCGCTCAGCCGTATCGTGCGCCCCGCCCGCGCCGCGAGCGAGGCGTCGTGGGTCACCAGAACAATCGTCGAGCCAGAATCCCGGTTGAGCGACGCAAGCAGATCGAACACTCGCGCACCGCTGGCAGCGTCCAGATTTCCAGTCGGCTCGTCGGCAAAGAGTATTCGCGGCGAATTCGCGAAAGCGCGTGCAAGAGCAACGCGCTGCTGCTCGCCTCCCGAGAGCTGCATGGGGAAATGGTGCCCGCGCTGCTCGAGGCCAACCCGCTCGAGAAGCTCCCGTGCGCGCTCCGACGCACCGTCGTTACCCTGGAGCTCGAGTGGAACCTGAATGTTCTCCCGTGCCGTCAGCGTCGGAATGAGCTGGAACGTCTGAAAGACGAAGCCGACTTTTTCGCCCCGGAGCCGGGCCCGCTCGTTTTCGGACATGGTCGTCAGGTCGTGACCGTCGAGGATCACCGTGCCCCGAGTCGGAGTATCAAGACCTGCGAGGAGCCCGAGCAGAGTTGTCTTGCCGCTGCCCGAGGGCCCGACGATTGCCACGAAATCGCCCTGGGGTATGGTGAATGACACATCCTTCAGAACGGCAAGGTTCTGATCACCGCTCCTGTATTCCCGCGTAACTTCCTTTGCAATGAGCATGAAGATTTCTTGGATTGTATTGCTGGGCGCCCTGGTTGCGTGCCAGCCGGAGCGAAATATGGATGGTGCGACAGCGGCCAAGCGGGCTTCCGCGGATGCCGTACCGGCAGCGGATTCTCCCAGTGCATCGAACGGCGAAAGCACCGCGAAGGATTCGGCTCGAGCGAAAGTTAGCGTGCTGTTCTTCGGAACGAGTCTGACTGCGGGATACGGCCTCGACCCGTCGCAGGCGTTTCCGGTGATGGTCGCGGCCAAGGCGGCGGCGGAAGGAGTGCCGATCACCGCGATCAATGCTGGTCTTTCAGGTGAGACGTCGGCCGGCGCGCTGCGCCGCATCGACTGGGTGCTCAAGAATCCGGTGGACGTCGTCGTTGTGGAAACAGGAGGAAACGATGCGCTGCGCGCGCTCGACGCAAGCGCGCTCAAATCGAATCTCACGGCAATCGTCGGCCGGATACGAAAGGCTCAGCCAGGAGCAAAGATTCTGCTCGCCGTCATGGAGGCGCCGCCGAATTTTGGCGCGCGGTACACGGCGGGCTTCCGGGAAGCGTACGCGACTGTCGCCAGGAACGAGAGTGTGACACTGGTGCCGTTTCTGCTCGACCGCGTTGCCGGACATCCTGCGCTGAATCAGGAGGACGGCATCCATCCGAACCTCGCGGGCGAGCGGATTGTTGCCGACAACGTGTGGCGTGCCTTGAAGCCTGTCGTCGCAGAGATCTACGCATCGTGGCGAGATCGCGGATAGGCATTTCTGGTCCAAATCATCGTGCGTTTGTTGCCTCAAACTGCGATTTCCCGCTAAATTTAAAGGCTATCCCCGAAACTGTTTCCGGACCGACTTATGGCTTTCCCCGCGACACAAATCAGACGCGGAATGGTCCTCGTTTTCGAGGGGGATCCCTGCCGCGTGCTCGAATTTCGTCACCACACGCCCGGAAATCTCCGGGCCATGGTGCAGGCCAAGCTGAGAAATCTTCGCAGCGGCTCCAGCTTCGAGCATCGCTTTCGCGCGGCGGATACCGTCGAAAAAGCGTCGATGGAAACGCACGACCTCGAGTTCATGTACCAGGGTGGTGACACTTACCACTTTATGAACACCGAGAACTACGATCAGATCGAGATGGATTCGGAAACACTCGGCGACTACGCGCAGTGGATGCAGCCGGGTATGAAGATCCAGGCCGAGTACTACAATGGCCGCCCGATTGGGATCGATCTTCCGAACTCGATGGTATTCGAGGTGGTGGATACTTCGGTCGTGATGAAGACGGCCACGAAGACGGCCTCGACGAAGCCCGCGAAGCTCGAGAACGGAGTCACGATCAACGTTCCCGAGTTCGTCCGCACCGGTGAGAAGGTCCGTGTGAATCCGAACACCGGCGAATATCTCGACAGGGCAAAGTAGCGCGATTAAGATGCAGGACGCAGGTGCACGACGCAGGCGCACGACGCGGTTGCACGACGCAGGTGACATGGTGGCTGTAGCTCAATCGGTTAGAGCACCGGACTGTGGCTCCGGGGGTTGCGGGTTCAATTCCCGTCAGCCACCCTCCCGCGACGCACTCGGAGTAAGCGAGATCGAAAGCGGATTGTAGGTCCGTAGCTCAATTGGTAGAGCACCGGTCTCCAAAACCGGCGGTTGCAGGTTCGATTCCTGCCGGGCCTGTGAAGCTCGATACAAGGCAAAGAATCACTGCCGGAACGCGCGGTGAACTACAGAAATACGGCGGTGAACTACCGCATTGCCCGGGATTGCTCGGGCGCCCGATCCCGCGGACTCACCGTCGGCCCGACACCCCCCTTCAGAGGCCTCGGATCTTCAAAACGACGGTGCCGGGCGGTTCACCGATGTAACAGTGCAATACGCGCGACCCGTGGCCGGCCGGCGCGGATGTATGTCCACGATTTCTTCAACGACGGCTCGCTTGAACAGATCGTGACGTTTTTCAGGAATGGTGTCAGCTATCCGCTTGCGGGGCGCGACGAGCTCGTGAGAGTCACGCCGGTCCGGGGGCGCTACGACGCAAGCTATGGCCTCTTGCTTCGCGGCGACGG is part of the Gemmatimonadaceae bacterium genome and encodes:
- a CDS encoding FtsX-like permease family protein, whose amino-acid sequence is MTTPSIGSARGKASLRQLISLTWRESRSARRRLLLYMSAISLGAAALVAIDSFAGNVDRSVRDQSRALLGGDISFRSRKVFTPAQGAILDSIARASGATYARVVTFPSMALLSRTGRTRLSQVRGVSENYPLYGQITTTPAGQWAALQKGANALVDPSLLVTLGARVGDTLSLGYARFRIIGTLKLVPGTPGVAEIIGPRVFIPEQYLAQTQLLVFGSTAEYTVLGRLDPSRDPVKVVKPFRPQLRKSRINVSTVTETEDRSSRSINQLSQFIGIVGLVALLLGGVGVASGVRAYVARKIDTVAILRCLGASSQQVLAMYVIQAAAMGILGALAGAALGVAIQFGLPLLVKDFLPVDVDVTLEPQAIITGVLIGGWIALIFALRPLLALRNVSPLQTLRRDADAEVLRMHWNDWPRVVVNAALVASIVAIALLRATNLEQGLWISAATGGAIAVLVASAWLLSWVARRTLRTGWPYVVRQGVANLYRPANQTQSVVLSLGFGAFLITTLYLVQSNLLGQFKISMDASSANLVFFDVQEDQRAPIDSIIRAAGYRVVDVAPVVTMRIAKINDRTVEDISADTLRPQTAVGGKTSQRQGRSASGGAERRSGQNRAGRPSWALRREYRSTYRDKVSSSEKLVAGKWFGAEALRGRRDTGEVSMAQDVAEELSLRIGDVVTWDVQGVQVPARVTSLREVTWQRFQPNFFAVFSPPTLQSAPKQYVLLSTVSGPDAVAGLQRDVVSRFPNVSSLDLSLIKESVEKIASKVTTAIRFMALFSLAMGIPVLFAAVAATRRDRIREGVLLKTLGATRGQIARILLAEYSLLGLLGSLTGMLLAIAGAWALTNYVFDTPFSPAIGSALAIAAAMLALTITIGLLAGRDVFRETPMTALRDV
- a CDS encoding ABC transporter ATP-binding protein, with protein sequence MLIAKEVTREYRSGDQNLAVLKDVSFTIPQGDFVAIVGPSGSGKTTLLGLLAGLDTPTRGTVILDGHDLTTMSENERARLRGEKVGFVFQTFQLIPTLTARENIQVPLELQGNDGASERARELLERVGLEQRGHHFPMQLSGGEQQRVALARAFANSPRILFADEPTGNLDAASGARVFDLLASLNRDSGSTIVLVTHDASLAARAGRTIRLSDGRVVSDGTLSIDAGVVADAAVAAQ
- a CDS encoding arylesterase, which gives rise to MKISWIVLLGALVACQPERNMDGATAAKRASADAVPAADSPSASNGESTAKDSARAKVSVLFFGTSLTAGYGLDPSQAFPVMVAAKAAAEGVPITAINAGLSGETSAGALRRIDWVLKNPVDVVVVETGGNDALRALDASALKSNLTAIVGRIRKAQPGAKILLAVMEAPPNFGARYTAGFREAYATVARNESVTLVPFLLDRVAGHPALNQEDGIHPNLAGERIVADNVWRALKPVVAEIYASWRDRG
- the efp gene encoding elongation factor P, producing MAFPATQIRRGMVLVFEGDPCRVLEFRHHTPGNLRAMVQAKLRNLRSGSSFEHRFRAADTVEKASMETHDLEFMYQGGDTYHFMNTENYDQIEMDSETLGDYAQWMQPGMKIQAEYYNGRPIGIDLPNSMVFEVVDTSVVMKTATKTASTKPAKLENGVTINVPEFVRTGEKVRVNPNTGEYLDRAK